A region of the Chitinophagaceae bacterium genome:
ATAACAAGAGTGCGGTCGGTTAAAGAAAAAGCAACGATCAAACAGCAGTTGGCCGAACTGGAGGCTAAAGCTATCCGTGCACAGATGAATCCTCATTTTATTTTTAACAGCCTGAATGCCATACAGGAAACCATCATTACAGAAAAAGTGGATGCCGCCTACGATTATTTATCCCGGTTTTCCAAACTTTTACGAATGGTGCTGGATAACTCGGAGAAAAATTTTATTTCTCTGAACAGTGAACTGGAAACTATCCGTTTGTACCTTTCTTTAGAAGCGCTTCGTTTCAGCCAGTCTTTCACGTATTCAATTGAATTGGATGAAGCGCTTGATATAGAAGATATATTTATTCCTCCATTATTACTGCAGCCTTTTGTGGAGAATGCCATCTGGCATGGCTTGATCAGTAAGGAAGGAGAAAAAAAACTATTGCTTCATTTTGCAGAAAGTAACGGTGTCCTGGCGTGTATAATAGAAGATAATGGAGTAGGCCGGAAAAAAGCTGCCCGGATAAAGGAGCAGAAACTGGGCTCCGGCAGTTTTGAATCAAAAGGCACCCGGCTTGCATTGCAGCGGATCGAAATACTGAACAGGGAAAAACCCGGTTCTGCAAGTATAACAACAATTGATTTGTACGATGAAGACGGAATGGCCCGTGGAACCAAAGTGCTGATAAAATTGTCAACGGATCCAGTAGTTAATAAAAATACCGGCCATGATTAAGATCCTTATTGTAGATGATGAACAGGCTGCGGGGCGTATACTGAAAGTGTTGATTGAAAAACACATTCCGGGGGAAAAACAGATCGAGATATCCAATAGCCCGGCGGAGGCCCTGGAAATGTTGAACAGGTACCAGCCATCGCTGGTAATGCTGGATATTGAAATGCCCGGCATGAACGGTTTTGATTTTATGAACCGGGCCAGCGAATGGAATTTTGACGTTATTTTCACCACAGCCTATGATCAGTATGCCATCAAAGCCATCCGCTTCAGTGCCCTGGATTACTTATTGAAACCGATCGATATTGTTGAATTACAGAACGCCATCAACCGGCATATCGTTAAGATCCAGTCGGTAAAGGCCGATTCGCAGCAACCGCTAGTGAACAACCTGATCTATAATCTTCAGCAACAGGACCTGCAGCATTTTAAACTGGCATTGTCAACCAGTGAAGGGGTGTTCTTATACGATACCGGTGAAATTATTTTGCTGGAAGGAAGCAGTAATTATACGAAATTTTATTTCAGCAATAACCGCATTCAGGTTGTATCAAAAACATTGAAGGAATATGAGGACATTCTTGCCGGGCACCGGTTTTTACGGGTCCATAAATCTTACCTGGTAAACAGGTCGCAGGTAATAAAAGTTGACAGGGAAGGAGTACTTGAATTAAGTAACGGGATGTTCATTCCGGTATCAAGACGCAGGAAAGCAGAAATTCTGCAGTGGTTTAATCGTTAACAGATGGTATGAGTAATATCAAAAATGCAGCTCGATGATCGATAAGGGATGCCGGATGCAGGATACAGGATACAGGATGCAGGATGCAGGATGCAGGATGCAGGATACAAGATACAAGATACTGGATGTAGGATACCAGATCATGTATCTCTTGCATTAATTCAACTTCAGCTCAAATAATTTCGGCCACTGCTTTCCGGTAATGAACAATTTTTTTGCTGTGCTGTCATATGCAATGCCGTTCAGCACCAATCCCCTGTCAGGCGGGACCTGGTTGGGAAAGAATTTCTCTTCCAGGCCAGACAGATCCATTTTGCCGACAACCTGGCCGCTTTCAGGGTTGATCTTAACGATGATATCCGTTTCATAAACATTGGCATAAACAAAGCCATCAATGTATTCCAGTTCATTCAGGTAGTTGACCGGGCCGGAATTATCTGCTACCCGGATGGTGCTCAGCAACCGGAAATCATCCGGGTTCACAAAATAAAGTACAGCTGTGCCGTCACTTATGATAAGATGCCTGCCGTTATTGGTAAGTCCCCAACCCTCATAAGGCCATTAGAATGTTTTTACCGGTTTATCAATATTATTGATGTCGTACATATACACAATATGACTTTGCCAGGTTAACTGGTATATCCTGTTATTAAAAATGGTGATGCCTTCCCCGAATATGGATGGAGAACCCATCATATGTTTCTTTTCTACTTTACCTGTTTTGTGATCGGTGATACGTAAGGAAGAATTTTCAAAATCCCCCGTGCCTTCATACAGTTTGCCTTTGTAAAATTCAAGTCCCTGGGTAAAGGCGCTTGTGTCATGGGGATATTGCGAATGGATGCTGTAGCTGATCGTGGGGGTAGGAATGGGTTT
Encoded here:
- a CDS encoding response regulator transcription factor, translating into MIKILIVDDEQAAGRILKVLIEKHIPGEKQIEISNSPAEALEMLNRYQPSLVMLDIEMPGMNGFDFMNRASEWNFDVIFTTAYDQYAIKAIRFSALDYLLKPIDIVELQNAINRHIVKIQSVKADSQQPLVNNLIYNLQQQDLQHFKLALSTSEGVFLYDTGEIILLEGSSNYTKFYFSNNRIQVVSKTLKEYEDILAGHRFLRVHKSYLVNRSQVIKVDREGVLELSNGMFIPVSRRRKAEILQWFNR
- a CDS encoding glutaminyl-peptide cyclotransferase — translated: MISDGTAVLYFVNPDDFRLLSTIRVADNSGPVNYLNELEYIDGFVYANVYETDIIVKINPESGQVVGKMDLSGLEEKFFPNQVPPDRGLVLNGIAYDSTAKKLFITGKQWPKLFELKLN
- a CDS encoding glutaminyl-peptide cyclotransferase translates to MKKFSALVVLIALASCTNGDKEPIVDESVKPIPTPTISYSIHSQYPHDTSAFTQGLEFYKGKLYEGTGDFENSSLRITDHKTGKVEKKHMMGSPSIFGEGITIFNNRIYQLTWQSHIVYMYDINNIDKPVKTF